TGAGCGGCCTCGAGCCCCTCGTCGTGGGGCCAGACACGAATTTCGTCAATATCGGTGAGCGGACCAACGTCACCGGTTCGCGCCGCTTCGCCAAGCTGATTCTCGACGGCCAATACGAGGCCGCGCTCGAGGTGGCGCGGCAGCAGGTGGACAACGGCGCCCAGCTGATCGACGTGAACATGGACGAGGGGATGCTGGACGCCGTCGCGGCCATGACCCGGTTCCTCCGCTTGGCAGCGGTCGAGCCGGGCATCGCCAAGGTGCCCGTGATGATCGACTCGTCCCGCTGGGAGGTGCTGGAGGCCGGGCTGAAGTGCGTGCAGGGGAAGAGCGTGGTCAACAGCATCTCGCTCAAGGAGGGTGAGGAGGCGTTCCTGGAGCAGGCCCGCCTGGTGCGTCGCTACGGTGCGGCCGTGGTGGTCATGGCCTTCGACGAGCAGGGCCAGGCCGACACCGTGGAACGGAAGGTGGCGATCGGGAGACGGGCCGTCGAGCTCCTGACCACCCAGGCGGGCTTCCCGCCGGAAGACATCATCCTCGACCCGAACGTCTTCGCCATCGGGACCGGCCTCGAGGAGCACGCCGGCTACGGGCTCGCATTCATCGAGGCCACCCGACGCATCAAGGCAGAATTGCCGCACGTGTCGGTCAGCGGCGGCATCAGCAACGTCTCCTTCTCGTTCCGCGGCAACGACCCGGTGCGCGAGGCGATCCACGCCGTGTTCCTGTTCCACGCCATTCGCGCCGGCCTCGACATGGGCATCGTCAACGCGGGGCAACTGGCGCTGTATGACGATCTCCCTGCCGACCTGCGGGAACGGGTGGAGGACCTGGTCCTCAACCGCCGCGCTGATGCGACCGAGCGGCTGCTGGCGGTGGCCGCCGGCGTGGCCGGACAGGCCGTGTCGGCGGGACCCAACCTCGAGTGGCGCGAGCGCTCGGTCCACGACCGGCTGGTCCATTCGCTGGTGGAAGGCCTCACCGACTGGATCGAGGCGGACACGGAGGAGGCCCGGCAGGAGGCGGCGCATCCGCTCGACGTGATCGAAGGCGCGCTGATGGATGGCATGAATGAGGTAGGCGACCGGTTCGGCGCAGGACGGATGTTCCTGCCGCAAGTGGTCAAGAGCGCGCGGGTCATGAAGCGGGCGGTGGCGCACCTGATCCCATATATCGAGGCGGCCAAGGCGCGGGACGGCGGCCGCCCGAAGGGGAAGATTCTTCTCGCCACCGTCAAGGGCGATGTCCACGACATCGGCAAGAACATTGTCGGTGTGGTGTTGCAGTGCAACAACTTCGAGGTGATCGATCTCGGCGTGATGGTGCCCGCCGCGAAGATCCTCGACGCCGCACGCGAGCACGGCGTCGATCTGATCGGCCTGAGCGGCCTGATCACCCCGTCGCTCTCGGAAATGGCGTTCGTGGCGGGGGAGTTGGCGCGCGAGGGATTCACGCAGCCGGTGCTCATCGGCGGCGCCACCACCAGCCGGGCGCATACCGCCGTCCGCATCGCGCCGGCCTACCCGGAGGCGGTGGTGCACGTGCAAGACGCCTCGCGCGCCGTGGCGGTGGCCAGCAGCCTCCTCAGCGACGGCCTCCGCCCTGCCTTTGTGGCGGAGACGCGCGCGGCCCAAGAGATACTCCGCAAGGAACACGCGGCGAAGGATGCGACACCGATCCGACCGCTCGCCGAGGCGCGGCAGCGCGCCGTGCGCCTCGAGTGGCCGACGCAGCCACCGCGCCCGACCTTCCTCGGCCTCCGCGAATTCACCAGCTACCCGCTGGAGGAACTCGTCCCCCGTATCGACTGGACGCCGTTCTTCCAGGCGTGGGAGCTCAAGGGGTTCTATCCGGCCATTCTCGACGATCCCACCACCGGCGCGGCGGCCCGGGAGCTGATGGCGGACGCTGAAAGGCTCCTGCAGGACATCGTGGCGAACCGGCGACTCGAGGCGCGCGCCGTGCTCGGGTTCTTCCCCGCATCGCGGCTGGGCGACGACGACATCGCGCTCTACGCGGACGAAGGACGCACGGAGGTGCGCGCCGTGATCCACACCCTGCGCCAGCAGATGGCCAAGGCGGAGGGTCGCGCCAACCGCGCGCTCGCGGATTATGTCGCGCCGGCGGACGTTGCCCCCGATTACCTGGGATTGTTCGCCGTGACGACCGGACACGGGCTGGACGCGATCGTGGCGGCGCGCGAAGCGGTGCATGACGACTACGGCGCCATCATGGCCAAGGTGCTCGCGGACCGGCTGGCGGAGGCGTTCGCGGAGCGCCTCCACGAGCGGGTGCGCCGGGAGTTGTGGGGATACGCCCCGGACGAAGTACTCGACAACGCGTCGCTGATCCGGGAACAGTACCAGGGCATTCGGCCAGCTCCGGGATACCCAGCCTGCCCGGAGCACACCGAGAAGCGTACCATCCTCTCGCTGCTGGAGGCCGAGCAACGCGCGGGGATCCAGCTCACCGAGAGCTGTGCCATGACACCCACCGCCGCGGTGAGCGGGATGTATTTCTGGCATCCCGGCGCCTCCTATTTCGGCGTGGGCCGCCTTGGACGCGACCAGGTCGAGGACTACGCCCGTCGAAAGGGCTGGAGCCTGGCGGAAGCTGAAGAGTGGCTCGCGCCGAACCTGGGGTACGACCGTGGCTGAGTCACGCCGGGGGACACCGAATGCCTGACCTGCGCCAGCTGCTCGCCGACGGCCATGTCCACGTTTCCGACGGCGCGATGGGGACGATGCTCTACAGCAAGGGCGTCTTCCTCAACGTCTGTTACGACGAACTCAACCTCCGGCAGCCCGACATCATCCGCGAGATTCATCGCGAGTACGTCCGCGCGGGCGCCGAGGTGATCGAAACGAACACCTTCGGCGCCAATCCCGTGAAGCTGGCGCACCACGGACTGGCGGACGACACCGAGACGATCAACGAGGCGGCCGCGCGCCTGGCGCGAGAGGCGGCCGGGGATCGCGCGTGTGTGGTAGGCGCCATCGGTCCGCTCGGTATCCGCATCGAGCCGTTCGGCGAGACCTCGGTGGAGGAGGCGCAGGCGGCCTTCGCACGACAGGCGGCCGGGCTCCTGGCCGGCGGCGTGGACGGCTTCCTCCTGGAGACGTTCAGCGACGTTGAGGAACTCCGCGCGGCGGTGAACGGCGTCCGCGGCCTGTCCGACCTGCCGATCATCGCCCAGATGACCGTCGGCGAGGACGGACGGACCCACTACGGGACGGCGCCCTCCACCTTCGGACCGGCCATCGCCGCCATGGGGGTGGATGTCATCGGAGTGAACTGCTCCGTTGGCCCGCACGGAGTCCTCGAGGCCATTGAGCACCTGGCGCGGGTCGTCGACCTCCCCCTGAGCGCCATGCCCAACGCCGGCCTCCCGCGCGACGTCGGCGGCCGCAAGATGTACATGGCCTCACCAGAGTACATGGCCACCTACGCGAAGCGGATGGTCGAGGCGGGCGCGCGCATCGTGGGTGGGTGCTGCGGCACCACCCCCGAGCATATCAAGGCGATGGTGGGCTTCGTGCAGAGCGCCTCGCCGCGCCACGCCCACCTGACCGTCGCGCCGGCCACGGCGCAAGGCGTCCCCGCCCTGCCGCTCGCCGAGCGCTCGAAGCTGGGCGCCAAGCTGGCTGCGGGGGCGTTTGTCACCACGGTTGAAATCGTACCGCCCAAGGGAGTCGACCCGGCACCGATGTACGCGCAGGTGCGCGCGCTCAAGGCCGCCGGGGTGGACGCGGTCAACGTGCCGGATGGACCCCGGGCGCAGAGTCGGATGGGCGCCCTGCTCTCGGGGCTGCTCATCGAGCGCGAGGTGGGGCTCGAGGCGGTCGTCCATTACGCCTGCCGCGACCGTAACCTGCTCGGCATGCTCTCCGACCTGCTCGGCGCGGCCGCGGCGGGGCTCCGAAATCTCCTCATCATCACGGGCGATCCGCCCAAGATGGGCCCCTACCCCGACGCGACCGCCGTCTTTGACATCGACGCCATCGGGTTGACGAACCTCGTCTCCCGACTGAACCATGGACTCGACCCCGGCGGCAACGCCATCGGCGCGCCGACCCGGTTCGTGATCGGCGTGGGCGCCAACCCCACCGCGCCGGATATCGAGCGGGAAATGTCCCGCCTGGCATGGAAGGTGGACGCCGGCGCCGAGTATGTCGTCACTCAGCCGGTGTTCGACCTCGAGCAATTGGACCGGTTCCTTGAACGCGCCTCGAAGCACCGCATTCCGGTCATCGCGGGGCTCTGGCCGCTCGTCTCGCTCCGCAACGCGGAGTTCCTGGCCAACGAAGTGCCCGGTGTCTCGGTGCCCCTCGCCGTGCTGGAGCGGATGCGGGTGGCCAGCGCCGCTGGACGGGAGGCGGGGCTCGCGGAAGGGGTCCAAATTGCCCGCGAAATGCTCGAGGCGGTGCGGCCGCGCGTGCAGGGCGTGCAGATAGCCGCGCCCCTCGGGCGGGTGCCGGTGGTGCTGGAGGTGCTGGGGACGGAGTGAACCCCACCGGGCAATCCCGGTGAGGTGCGGCGGGACTCTAGCGCAGCACTGCTGGGGCGGGCGGCGCCTGGCGGACGGGCATGACCGGGAAGTAACCATTGACGTTCTGCCCCGTCCAGTAGTCCCACATTTCGCGCACGCAGTAGACCTCGTTCTCGGGTCCGAGGACGCAACCAATCCCGTGATCAGCAAACCCGGCCACTGGAAGTTGTCCCAACCCTTCAACCGTGGGCGATGGGTCCCAGGACGGATGCAGAAAGTCGGGGCCGACCCCCCGAACGAGTTGCCCGCCCTGGAGCTTCACCATCAGCCTGTCCTCAGTGGCCCCGACCAGCAGGACCCCGGTAGCCGACAGCACTGGCTCGAGCCACTGGGTTCCGGTGCTGTAACTCCTCCCCCAGCACCAAAGTTCGCCCTCGGATGTACGGCCACACGCGAAATACTGACCCACTACCAGGTCGACGAATCGCCCACCACCGTTGACGGTGACCGGAACAGCCGACGGGATGTATGAGCCGTTTCCCGGCGGCTCCTCGCCCCAGCACGCAGCGGTTGAATCACGCTGAAGCCCGCAATAGAGGCGTCCATCGTATTCCATTCGCAGCGCCGTAAACGAAGGGGATCCTGGCACCATCGCCACGTCACCGTCCTTCCAGCACCATGCACGACCATCCGAAGCGGCAAGTCCGCACGTCCCGCCTCGAGTAGAGCCAGTCAGGCTCCCGGATCGGAGAGGTGGGAAGCCGACGACCTGCGTCAGGGGAAGCTCGACGTGTGGCGGGGCACCACACCAAACGCTGCCGGAGACATCGAGGGCACAAGTGCGATAGTCCTCCCCGAACGCCACATCTGTGTATTCACGAGCGCCATCGTATAGGGCCGGCCCCTTGCTGTTGAAGTAGCTTCCGCTTTCCCAAGGCCTTGCCGAGGCTGAGTCGTAGTCGGACGCTGGCGGCCCCTCGATCCCCCCGCGCCCCCAACACCAGATGGCCCCTCCAACCAGTCCACAACCGATGTAGAAGTTGCCAGCGACCTCCGTGGCCCGGAACACCTCCCCGGTCGCCGTAAAGGTGTGGGACGACTCCTCCCCCAGGCTCACCCGGAGCTCATTGTAGCCCGGCCTTGCCCCCAGGGTCCAGACGCCCGCGACGGTGCCATCGGTGTCGGATGCTGGGGAGAGTGGGAGGACGCTTCCACCCCCGTCCCGCACTACCCAGGAGACCTCCACCCCGACCCGTGGTTTCCCCGCCGCGTCGAGCACCCGGACAAAGAGGGTGTCCATCAGCGGGAATCCCGGCGCACCAACGAGGGTGGACGGAGCACGGGTCACGACCAGCTGGTCGGGTAGGGGCGCGGTTGCGGGGTCGTTGCAGGCGACCAGCGCGAGGGTGCCGAGCGCAGACCATGGGATGCCTCGGGAGAGAGCCATGCGAGTGCTCCTGCGTAGGACGGCTGGCCGGAGGTTCACGAATACATACCTCCCGCCGCGGCGAACGCAATGTGGACGGATTGAACGCGCGGAGGCGGGCGGGTATCTTCCCGCACGACTCAAGCCCCCGCCCGGCGGGGAGGAATCCCATGACCGAACTTTCCATGACCATCCCTCCTCTGACGACGCTGACCGAGGAAGAGGAGATGTTCCGGAGTGCCGTCCGCGACTTCGCCGAATCGGAAATCCGGCCGCATGTCCACGACATGGACGCCCGCGCCCAGTTCAACGCCGACATCATCCCCAAGTTCTTCGAGCTCGGCCTGATGGGGGTCGAGATCCCCGAACAGTTCGGTGGCGCGGGCGGCAACATCTTCCTGGCCGTGCTCGCCATCGAGGAGCTGGCCCGGGTCGATGCCTCGGCGGCCATCTACGTGGACGTCCACAACACCCTGGTCAACAACTGCGTCCTGCGGTGGGGGTCACCGGAAATCCACAAGAAGTACCTGCCGAGGATGGCGAGCGACATGCTCGGCGCCTTCGCGCTGTCCGAGCCGGCGAGCGGCAGCGACGCCTTCGCCCTCGAAACGAAGGCCGAGCGGAAGGGCGATCACTGGGAGCTGACTGGTCGGAAGTTCTGGATCACCAACGGCGCGGAGGCGGAGCTCTTCATCGTCTTCGCCAACACCGACTTCTCCAAGGGCTACAAGGGGATCACCGGGTTCCTGATCGAGAAGGGCTTCCCGGGCTTCAAGGTGGGCAAGAAGGAGGACAAGCTCGGCATCCGCGCCTCGAGCACGACCGAGCTGATTCTCGAGAATTGCGTCGTGCCCGACGAGAACGTCCTCGGCCCGGTCGGCCTCGGCTACAAGATTGCCATCGAGACGCTGAATGAGGGCCGCATCGGGATCGGCGCCCAGATGATCGGCGTGGCCACCGGCGCCCTCGAAGCCGCCACTGCCTACCTGAAGGAGCGGAAGCAGTTCGGGAAGCCGATCGCCGAATTCCAGGGCGTCCAGTTCCAGCTGGCGCAGATGGGCACCGAGCTGGAGGCCGCCAAGCTGATGGTGTACAACGCGGCGCGGATCAAGTGTGCCGGGCAGCCGTTCCTCCGCGAGGCCGCCATGGCCAAGCTCTTCAGCTCGCAGGTGGCCGATCGCATCACCTCCCAATGCCTCGAGCTCTTTGGTGGGTATGGCTACTCCAAGGAGTACCCCGCAGAGAAGTTCTATCGGGATGCAAAAATCGGCACGATCTACGAGGGTACGAGCAACATGCAACTCCAGACCATCGCC
The DNA window shown above is from Gemmatimonadales bacterium and carries:
- a CDS encoding bifunctional homocysteine S-methyltransferase/methylenetetrahydrofolate reductase, with amino-acid sequence MPDLRQLLADGHVHVSDGAMGTMLYSKGVFLNVCYDELNLRQPDIIREIHREYVRAGAEVIETNTFGANPVKLAHHGLADDTETINEAAARLAREAAGDRACVVGAIGPLGIRIEPFGETSVEEAQAAFARQAAGLLAGGVDGFLLETFSDVEELRAAVNGVRGLSDLPIIAQMTVGEDGRTHYGTAPSTFGPAIAAMGVDVIGVNCSVGPHGVLEAIEHLARVVDLPLSAMPNAGLPRDVGGRKMYMASPEYMATYAKRMVEAGARIVGGCCGTTPEHIKAMVGFVQSASPRHAHLTVAPATAQGVPALPLAERSKLGAKLAAGAFVTTVEIVPPKGVDPAPMYAQVRALKAAGVDAVNVPDGPRAQSRMGALLSGLLIEREVGLEAVVHYACRDRNLLGMLSDLLGAAAAGLRNLLIITGDPPKMGPYPDATAVFDIDAIGLTNLVSRLNHGLDPGGNAIGAPTRFVIGVGANPTAPDIEREMSRLAWKVDAGAEYVVTQPVFDLEQLDRFLERASKHRIPVIAGLWPLVSLRNAEFLANEVPGVSVPLAVLERMRVASAAGREAGLAEGVQIAREMLEAVRPRVQGVQIAAPLGRVPVVLEVLGTE
- a CDS encoding acyl-CoA dehydrogenase translates to MTELSMTIPPLTTLTEEEEMFRSAVRDFAESEIRPHVHDMDARAQFNADIIPKFFELGLMGVEIPEQFGGAGGNIFLAVLAIEELARVDASAAIYVDVHNTLVNNCVLRWGSPEIHKKYLPRMASDMLGAFALSEPASGSDAFALETKAERKGDHWELTGRKFWITNGAEAELFIVFANTDFSKGYKGITGFLIEKGFPGFKVGKKEDKLGIRASSTTELILENCVVPDENVLGPVGLGYKIAIETLNEGRIGIGAQMIGVATGALEAATAYLKERKQFGKPIAEFQGVQFQLAQMGTELEAAKLMVYNAARIKCAGQPFLREAAMAKLFSSQVADRITSQCLELFGGYGYSKEYPAEKFYRDAKIGTIYEGTSNMQLQTIAKLMLK
- the metH gene encoding methionine synthase, with amino-acid sequence MSFPGPAFPTRPRRLAALERLLSERILVLDGAMGTMIQQHDLGEADFRGNRFAEHTSDLRGCNDLLCLTRPDIIGGIHDAYLAAGADLIETNSFNATSIALADYALSPIARELNRAAAEVARAAADRAEAREPGHFRYVAGAIGPTNRTASLSPDVNDPGHRNIDFDTLAGAYREAVEGLVEGGADLLLVETVFDTLNAKAAIFAIEECFERWGARLPVIISGTVVDQSGRTLSGQTVEAFWLAVSHARPLAVGLNCALGAKALRAHLQELSRVAPTRISVYPNAGLPNAFGGYDETPAELAAVVREFAEQGLVNIVGGCCGTTPDHIRAVAAAVRGLAPRHPPELEPRLRLSGLEPLVVGPDTNFVNIGERTNVTGSRRFAKLILDGQYEAALEVARQQVDNGAQLIDVNMDEGMLDAVAAMTRFLRLAAVEPGIAKVPVMIDSSRWEVLEAGLKCVQGKSVVNSISLKEGEEAFLEQARLVRRYGAAVVVMAFDEQGQADTVERKVAIGRRAVELLTTQAGFPPEDIILDPNVFAIGTGLEEHAGYGLAFIEATRRIKAELPHVSVSGGISNVSFSFRGNDPVREAIHAVFLFHAIRAGLDMGIVNAGQLALYDDLPADLRERVEDLVLNRRADATERLLAVAAGVAGQAVSAGPNLEWRERSVHDRLVHSLVEGLTDWIEADTEEARQEAAHPLDVIEGALMDGMNEVGDRFGAGRMFLPQVVKSARVMKRAVAHLIPYIEAAKARDGGRPKGKILLATVKGDVHDIGKNIVGVVLQCNNFEVIDLGVMVPAAKILDAAREHGVDLIGLSGLITPSLSEMAFVAGELAREGFTQPVLIGGATTSRAHTAVRIAPAYPEAVVHVQDASRAVAVASSLLSDGLRPAFVAETRAAQEILRKEHAAKDATPIRPLAEARQRAVRLEWPTQPPRPTFLGLREFTSYPLEELVPRIDWTPFFQAWELKGFYPAILDDPTTGAAARELMADAERLLQDIVANRRLEARAVLGFFPASRLGDDDIALYADEGRTEVRAVIHTLRQQMAKAEGRANRALADYVAPADVAPDYLGLFAVTTGHGLDAIVAAREAVHDDYGAIMAKVLADRLAEAFAERLHERVRRELWGYAPDEVLDNASLIREQYQGIRPAPGYPACPEHTEKRTILSLLEAEQRAGIQLTESCAMTPTAAVSGMYFWHPGASYFGVGRLGRDQVEDYARRKGWSLAEAEEWLAPNLGYDRG